In Nocardia asteroides, a single genomic region encodes these proteins:
- a CDS encoding TIGR03564 family F420-dependent LLM class oxidoreductase, translating into MSIGIALSPVALGAAANAVDAAVSLGREAEAVGLASLWLGQTFSHDAIAVAGIVGREVPGLEVGTSVVPIIGRHPLLVASQAQTAQAAARGRFTLGIGLGAAAISGPAYGAPDERPITRLREFITALRSVIGTGVAELRGETITAVTPMPGAVAGARTDTAILVAAMGPQALRVTGELADGTLPFLIGPAALAEHVIAPLHAAAERAGRPRPRVAIAVPGVVTADLGAARAAAAAQTAFYDTIPSYRRTVELSGARAAAELVVLGDEETVAARIAEYFDAGATDVIFTQTDLTTQADRRRTWRLLGELNRSRIKTA; encoded by the coding sequence GTGAGTATCGGAATCGCACTGTCCCCCGTCGCGCTCGGCGCCGCCGCCAATGCCGTCGACGCCGCCGTCTCGCTGGGCCGGGAGGCGGAGGCCGTCGGGCTCGCCTCGCTCTGGCTCGGCCAGACCTTCAGCCACGACGCGATCGCGGTCGCCGGGATCGTCGGCCGCGAGGTGCCCGGCCTCGAGGTCGGCACCTCGGTGGTGCCGATCATCGGCAGGCACCCGCTGCTGGTCGCGAGCCAGGCGCAGACCGCGCAGGCCGCGGCGCGCGGCCGCTTCACGCTCGGCATCGGGCTCGGCGCGGCCGCCATCTCGGGCCCGGCCTACGGGGCTCCGGACGAGCGCCCGATCACCCGGCTGCGCGAGTTCATCACCGCGCTGCGCTCGGTGATCGGCACCGGCGTCGCCGAGCTGCGCGGCGAGACCATCACCGCCGTCACCCCGATGCCGGGCGCGGTGGCAGGCGCGCGCACCGACACCGCGATCCTGGTGGCCGCGATGGGCCCGCAGGCGCTGCGGGTCACCGGCGAACTGGCCGACGGCACGCTGCCCTTCCTGATCGGGCCAGCCGCGCTGGCCGAGCACGTGATCGCGCCGCTGCACGCCGCCGCCGAGCGGGCGGGCAGGCCGCGGCCGCGGGTCGCGATCGCGGTGCCGGGGGTGGTCACCGCCGACCTCGGGGCGGCGCGGGCGGCGGCGGCCGCGCAGACCGCGTTCTACGACACCATCCCCTCCTACCGGCGCACCGTCGAGCTCTCCGGCGCGCGGGCCGCCGCCGAGCTGGTGGTGCTCGGCGACGAGGAGACGGTGGCCGCCCGGATCGCGGAGTACTTCGACGCGGGCGCCACCGACGTGATCTTCACCCAGACCGACCTCACCACCCAGGCCGACCGGCGCCGCACCTGGCGGCTGCTCGGCGAGCTGAACCGGTCCCGTATAAAGACAGCATGA
- the hisI gene encoding phosphoribosyl-AMP cyclohydrolase: MSLDPTIAARLKRNEAGLVSAVAQEKATGAVLMVAWMDDEALARTLATRKATYYSRSRQQYWVKGETSGHTQYVHEVRLDCDGDTVLLVVDQEGAACHTGTHTCFDGDRLLAER; encoded by the coding sequence ATGAGCCTGGACCCGACGATCGCCGCCCGCCTCAAGCGCAACGAGGCGGGGCTGGTGTCCGCGGTGGCCCAGGAGAAGGCCACCGGGGCGGTGCTCATGGTGGCCTGGATGGACGACGAGGCGCTGGCCCGCACCCTGGCGACGCGCAAGGCCACCTACTACTCGCGCTCCAGGCAGCAGTACTGGGTGAAGGGCGAGACCTCGGGGCACACCCAGTACGTGCACGAGGTGCGGCTGGACTGCGACGGCGACACCGTGCTGCTGGTCGTGGATCAGGAGGGCGCCGCCTGCCACACCGGCACGCACACCTGCTTCGACGGCGACCGGCTGCTCGCCGAGCGCTGA
- a CDS encoding MarR family winged helix-turn-helix transcriptional regulator: protein MVTVTTRLPGALDTRLQREFGITHFEYWVLTLLSEEPGHRLQMSELAHKANASLSRLSHVISKLERLGWVQRSATSGKRGVQAVLTDAGYVKVVEVAPGYLEAVRRLVFDALDSETTRELARVVDTLSRHLTDVLDPENQD, encoded by the coding sequence ATGGTCACCGTGACCACCCGGCTGCCCGGTGCGCTCGACACCCGGCTGCAGCGCGAATTCGGGATCACGCATTTCGAGTACTGGGTGCTGACCCTGCTCTCCGAGGAACCCGGGCACCGGCTGCAGATGAGCGAGCTGGCGCACAAGGCAAATGCGTCGTTATCCCGGCTCTCGCACGTGATCTCGAAACTGGAGCGGCTCGGCTGGGTGCAGCGCTCCGCGACCTCGGGGAAGCGCGGCGTGCAGGCCGTCCTGACCGATGCCGGGTATGTCAAGGTGGTCGAGGTGGCGCCGGGCTACCTGGAGGCGGTGCGCAGGCTGGTCTTCGACGCGCTGGACTCGGAGACCACCCGCGAGCTGGCCCGGGTGGTCGACACGCTCTCCCGGCACCTCACCGACGTGCTCGACCCGGAGAACCAGGACTGA
- a CDS encoding permease, giving the protein MTASEVPVDRRKPAAVVWRNRAIAAVALLAVLVVAYLILAAFLPRWWAQRLAAAVDGSFAKGIGWGLLYGGVGTALTLFLLLAAGLGWRRRGGRFLAGAAALLALLAAIPNLLTLTVVLGTSDAAHAGERILDVDAPAFRGAALTGAILAAVLFAAVAALLARRGIRRRRGAGRVVEPAAGKPATDSGGL; this is encoded by the coding sequence ATGACAGCGAGCGAGGTCCCGGTCGATCGGCGCAAGCCCGCCGCGGTGGTGTGGCGCAACCGCGCGATCGCGGCGGTGGCGCTGCTCGCGGTGCTGGTCGTCGCCTACCTGATCCTGGCCGCGTTCCTGCCGCGCTGGTGGGCCCAGCGCCTGGCCGCCGCGGTGGACGGCAGCTTCGCCAAGGGCATCGGCTGGGGTCTGCTCTACGGCGGCGTCGGCACCGCGCTCACGCTCTTCCTGCTGCTCGCCGCCGGGCTCGGCTGGCGGCGCAGGGGCGGACGCTTCCTGGCGGGCGCGGCCGCGCTGCTCGCGCTGCTGGCCGCGATCCCGAACCTGCTCACGCTCACCGTCGTACTCGGCACCAGCGACGCCGCGCACGCGGGCGAGCGCATCCTCGACGTCGACGCCCCCGCCTTCCGCGGCGCCGCCCTGACCGGCGCGATCCTCGCCGCGGTGCTCTTCGCCGCCGTCGCCGCGCTGCTGGCCCGGCGCGGCATCCGCCGTCGCAGGGGCGCCGGACGGGTGGTCGAACCGGCCGCCGGAAAGCCGGCGACCGATTCCGGCGGTTTGTGA
- a CDS encoding peroxiredoxin produces MQTGQLAPRFELPDQSGTPRSLDALLADGPLVLFFYPAANTPVCTAEACHFRDLVGEFAALGASCAGISTDSVETQSGFAGKQSLRYPLLSDADGAVAKEFGVKRGLLGKLAPVKRQTFVIDTDRTVLSVITGELRANVHADDALRFLRDRAK; encoded by the coding sequence ATGCAGACAGGCCAGCTCGCTCCGCGGTTCGAGCTCCCCGATCAGTCCGGTACACCCCGTTCGCTCGACGCGCTGCTCGCCGACGGACCGCTGGTGTTGTTCTTCTACCCCGCCGCCAACACCCCGGTGTGCACCGCGGAGGCGTGCCACTTCCGCGACCTGGTCGGCGAGTTCGCCGCGCTCGGCGCGAGCTGCGCCGGGATCAGCACCGATTCGGTGGAGACGCAGTCCGGCTTCGCGGGTAAGCAGAGCCTCCGCTACCCGCTGCTCTCCGACGCCGACGGCGCGGTGGCGAAGGAGTTCGGCGTCAAGCGCGGGCTGCTCGGGAAGCTGGCCCCGGTGAAGCGGCAGACCTTCGTGATCGACACCGACCGCACCGTGCTCTCCGTGATCACCGGCGAGCTGCGCGCCAACGTGCACGCCGACGACGCGCTGCGGTTCCTGCGCGACCGCGCGAAGTAG
- a CDS encoding anthranilate synthase component I, with amino-acid sequence MHAASTPATTSRERFHQLAAEHRVVPVTRKVLADSETPLSAYRKLAASRPGTFLFESAENGRSWSRWSFIGAGSPSALTVADGEAAWLGATPADAPVGGDPLTALHDTLELLRTERIPGLPPLTGGMVGYLGYDAVRRMERLPTLAADDLHLPEMVLMLATDLAAFDHHEGAITLIANAVNWNGTADRVDEAYDDAVARLDRMTAALAAPAASTVSVFDQPEPDYRRARSSDEFGADVRRLIGEIEAGEAFQVVISQRFEMDFDGEPIDLYRMLRAANPSPYMYLLQIPDSAGGTAFSIVGSSPESLVTVVDGVATTHPIAGTRWRGATEEDDLLLEKGLLADEKENAEHLMLVDLGRNDLGRVCRPGTVRVTEYRHIERYSHVMHLVSTVSGQLAAGKVALDAVRACFPAGTLSGAPKVRAMQLIEELEPTRRGIYGGVVGYLDFAGDADTAIAIRTALVKDGIAYVQAGAGVVADSVPEYEDDEARNKAMAVLRAVAAARTVRPFGAEAPVREGAL; translated from the coding sequence ATGCACGCCGCGTCGACCCCAGCCACCACGTCCCGCGAACGCTTCCACCAGCTGGCCGCGGAGCACCGCGTGGTCCCGGTGACCCGGAAGGTGCTCGCGGATTCCGAGACCCCGCTCTCGGCCTACCGCAAGCTGGCCGCGAGCAGGCCGGGCACCTTCCTCTTCGAGTCGGCGGAGAACGGGCGCTCCTGGTCGCGCTGGTCGTTCATCGGCGCGGGCAGCCCGTCGGCGCTCACCGTCGCCGACGGCGAGGCCGCGTGGCTCGGCGCCACGCCCGCCGACGCCCCGGTCGGCGGCGACCCGCTGACCGCGCTGCACGACACCCTCGAACTGCTGCGCACCGAGCGGATCCCCGGGCTGCCCCCGCTCACCGGCGGCATGGTCGGCTACCTCGGCTACGACGCGGTGCGCCGGATGGAGCGGCTGCCGACGCTCGCCGCCGACGACCTGCACCTGCCCGAGATGGTGCTGATGCTCGCCACCGACCTGGCCGCCTTCGACCATCACGAGGGTGCCATCACGCTGATCGCCAACGCGGTGAACTGGAACGGCACCGCCGACCGGGTGGACGAGGCCTACGACGACGCCGTCGCCAGGCTGGACCGGATGACCGCCGCGCTCGCCGCCCCCGCCGCCTCGACGGTCTCGGTCTTCGACCAGCCCGAGCCGGACTACCGCCGGGCGCGCAGCAGCGACGAGTTCGGCGCCGACGTGCGCAGGCTGATCGGTGAGATCGAGGCGGGCGAGGCGTTCCAGGTGGTGATCTCGCAGCGCTTCGAGATGGACTTCGACGGCGAGCCGATCGATCTCTACCGGATGCTGCGCGCCGCCAACCCGAGCCCGTACATGTACCTGCTGCAGATCCCGGACAGCGCGGGCGGCACCGCCTTCTCCATCGTCGGCTCCAGCCCGGAATCGCTGGTCACCGTGGTGGACGGGGTGGCGACGACGCACCCGATCGCGGGCACCAGGTGGCGCGGGGCCACCGAGGAGGACGACCTGCTGCTGGAGAAGGGGCTGCTGGCGGACGAGAAGGAGAACGCCGAGCACCTCATGCTCGTCGACCTGGGCCGCAACGACCTGGGGCGGGTGTGCAGGCCGGGGACGGTGCGGGTCACCGAGTATCGGCACATCGAGCGGTACAGCCACGTCATGCACCTGGTCTCCACGGTCTCCGGGCAGCTCGCGGCCGGGAAGGTCGCGCTGGACGCGGTGCGCGCCTGCTTCCCGGCGGGCACGCTCTCCGGGGCGCCCAAGGTGCGGGCCATGCAGCTCATCGAGGAGCTGGAGCCGACCCGGCGCGGGATCTACGGCGGCGTCGTCGGGTACCTGGACTTCGCCGGCGACGCCGACACCGCCATCGCCATCCGGACCGCGCTGGTCAAGGACGGGATCGCCTACGTGCAGGCGGGGGCGGGGGTGGTCGCCGACTCGGTGCCGGAGTACGAGGACGACGAGGCGCGGAACAAGGCGATGGCGGTGTTGCGCGCGGTCGCCGCCGCGCGGACGGTGCGGCCGTTCGGGGCCGAGGCCCCGGTGCGCGAAGGCGCGCTGTGA
- a CDS encoding TIGR02234 family membrane protein, which translates to MSGGEPGARRYPVGPVVLLAVAAGLMWVASRMTWVTVTSSDGLTEPRTDELNGGTWFGALTPLALVLLAAIAAVFATRGWLRRFLGVLVTLVAAVTAVPPFALLTGSGDPGQRGATLAELPGRAVVTGAQTAVLPALIAVAAALAAFTAGVLLARMPRESAELSGRYDAPAVRRAAAGAELDKARSGADADLSERVLWDAIDAGDDPTADPGTAGTTGDRPRSAGAE; encoded by the coding sequence GTGAGCGGGGGAGAGCCGGGTGCGCGGCGGTATCCGGTGGGGCCGGTGGTCCTGCTCGCCGTGGCGGCCGGGCTCATGTGGGTGGCCTCGCGGATGACCTGGGTGACCGTGACCTCGTCGGACGGGCTCACCGAGCCGCGCACCGACGAGCTGAACGGCGGCACCTGGTTCGGTGCGCTCACCCCGCTGGCGCTGGTGCTGCTCGCCGCCATCGCGGCGGTCTTCGCGACGCGCGGGTGGCTGCGGCGGTTCCTCGGGGTGCTGGTCACCCTGGTCGCCGCGGTCACCGCGGTGCCGCCGTTCGCGCTGCTCACCGGCTCCGGCGACCCGGGGCAGCGCGGGGCAACGCTGGCCGAGCTGCCCGGGCGGGCCGTGGTCACCGGCGCGCAGACCGCCGTCCTCCCGGCGCTGATCGCCGTCGCCGCCGCGCTCGCCGCCTTCACCGCGGGGGTGCTGCTCGCCCGCATGCCACGCGAGTCCGCCGAGCTCTCCGGGCGCTACGACGCCCCCGCCGTCCGCCGCGCCGCGGCCGGGGCCGAACTCGACAAGGCCCGATCGGGCGCGGACGCCGACCTCTCCGAGCGCGTCCTCTGGGACGCCATCGACGCGGGCGACGACCCCACCGCCGACCCGGGAACGGCGGGTACCACGGGTGACCGGCCTCGCAGCGCGGGCGCGGAGTGA
- the trpC gene encoding indole-3-glycerol phosphate synthase TrpC, translated as MTVLDSILDGVRADVAAREAVTDFAAIKAAGAAARPALDARAALLEDGIGVIAEVKRASPSKGSLATITDPAALAKAYEDGGARVISVLTEERRFHGSLDDLDAVRAAVSIPVLRKDFVVGPYQIHEARAHGADVILLIVAALPQDVLSSLIDRTESLGMTALVEVHTEEEADRALEAGASVIGVNARNLKTLEVDRDVFSRIAPGLPTEVIRIAESGVRGTADLLAYAGAGADAVLVGEGLVTSGDPRAAVLKLVTAGTHPSCPKPARRGR; from the coding sequence ATGACGGTACTCGACTCGATTCTCGACGGGGTCCGTGCAGACGTGGCCGCCCGCGAAGCGGTCACGGATTTCGCCGCGATCAAGGCGGCGGGAGCCGCGGCACGCCCCGCCCTGGACGCCAGGGCAGCGCTGCTCGAGGACGGTATCGGAGTGATCGCGGAAGTCAAGCGCGCCAGCCCGTCCAAGGGCTCGCTGGCGACGATCACCGACCCGGCCGCGCTCGCCAAGGCCTACGAGGACGGCGGCGCGCGGGTGATCAGCGTGCTCACCGAGGAGCGCCGCTTCCACGGCTCGCTGGACGACCTGGACGCCGTCCGCGCCGCCGTCTCCATCCCGGTGCTGCGCAAGGACTTCGTCGTCGGCCCGTACCAGATCCACGAGGCGCGGGCGCACGGCGCCGACGTCATCCTGCTGATCGTGGCCGCGCTGCCGCAGGACGTGCTCTCCTCGCTCATCGACCGCACCGAATCGCTCGGCATGACCGCGCTGGTCGAGGTGCACACCGAGGAGGAGGCGGACCGGGCGCTGGAGGCGGGCGCCTCGGTGATCGGGGTGAACGCCCGCAACCTCAAGACGCTCGAGGTGGACCGCGACGTCTTCTCCCGGATCGCGCCGGGGCTGCCGACCGAGGTCATCCGGATCGCCGAGTCCGGCGTCCGCGGCACCGCCGACCTGCTCGCCTACGCGGGTGCGGGCGCGGACGCCGTCCTGGTCGGCGAGGGGCTGGTGACCAGCGGCGACCCGCGGGCCGCGGTGCTCAAGCTGGTCACCGCCGGCACCCACCCGTCCTGCCCGAAGCCGGCCAGGCGGGGCCGGTGA
- the trpB gene encoding tryptophan synthase subunit beta — protein sequence MTAGLPQASAGVAEHSAHEPDAGGHFGVYGGRHVPEALMAVIEEVTAEYEKCRADRTFLDELDRLQRDYTGRPSPVFECTRLAEHAGGARILLKREDLNHTGSHKINNVLGQVLLAQRMGKKRVIAETGAGQHGVATATACALLGLECVIYMGAVDTARQALNVARMRLLGAGVVSVETGSRTLKDAINEALRDWVSHADDTYYCFGTAAGPHPFPLLVRDFQRIVGLEARAQVQALTGRLPDAVAACVGGGSNAIGIFHPFLDDAGVRLVGYEAAGDGVETGRHAATFTGGTPGAFQGAYSYLLQDEDGQTIESHSISAGLDYPGVGPEHAYLKDIGRAEYQPVTDAEAMDALLLLSRTEGIIPAIESAHAVAGALRLGRELGPGAIILVNLSGRGDKDMDTAARWFGLFDEGQEA from the coding sequence GTGACGGCCGGTCTGCCCCAGGCCAGCGCCGGCGTCGCCGAACACAGCGCGCACGAGCCGGACGCGGGCGGCCACTTCGGCGTCTACGGCGGCAGGCACGTGCCGGAGGCGCTGATGGCGGTGATCGAGGAGGTCACCGCCGAGTACGAGAAGTGCCGCGCCGACCGCACCTTCCTGGACGAGCTGGACCGGCTGCAGCGCGATTACACCGGGCGGCCGTCGCCGGTCTTCGAGTGCACCCGGCTCGCCGAGCACGCGGGCGGCGCCCGCATCCTGCTCAAGCGCGAGGACCTGAACCACACCGGCTCGCACAAGATCAACAACGTGCTCGGGCAGGTGCTGCTCGCCCAGCGCATGGGCAAGAAGCGGGTGATCGCCGAGACCGGCGCCGGCCAGCACGGCGTCGCCACCGCCACCGCCTGCGCGCTGCTCGGCCTGGAGTGCGTGATCTACATGGGCGCGGTCGACACCGCGCGGCAGGCGCTGAACGTCGCCAGGATGCGGCTGCTCGGCGCGGGCGTGGTCTCGGTGGAGACCGGCTCCCGCACGCTCAAAGACGCCATCAACGAGGCGCTGCGCGACTGGGTCTCGCACGCCGACGACACCTACTACTGCTTCGGCACCGCCGCGGGCCCGCACCCGTTCCCGCTGCTGGTCCGCGATTTCCAGCGGATCGTCGGGCTGGAGGCGCGCGCGCAGGTGCAGGCGCTCACCGGCAGGCTGCCGGACGCGGTGGCGGCCTGCGTCGGCGGCGGCTCCAACGCCATCGGCATCTTCCACCCGTTCCTCGACGACGCCGGGGTCCGGCTGGTCGGCTACGAAGCCGCGGGCGACGGCGTCGAGACCGGGCGGCACGCGGCCACCTTCACCGGCGGCACCCCCGGCGCCTTCCAGGGCGCCTACTCGTACCTGCTGCAGGACGAGGACGGCCAGACCATCGAGTCGCACTCGATCTCCGCCGGGCTCGACTACCCCGGCGTCGGCCCCGAGCACGCCTACCTCAAGGACATCGGCCGCGCCGAGTACCAGCCGGTCACCGACGCCGAGGCGATGGACGCCCTGCTGCTGCTCAGCCGCACCGAGGGGATCATCCCGGCGATCGAGTCGGCGCACGCCGTCGCCGGTGCGCTGCGGCTCGGCAGGGAGCTGGGGCCGGGCGCGATCATCCTGGTGAACCTCTCCGGTCGCGGAGACAAGGACATGGACACCGCCGCCCGCTGGTTCGGGCTCTTCGACGAGGGGCAGGAAGCGTGA
- the trpA gene encoding tryptophan synthase subunit alpha yields the protein MVRALRRGAGSVTSRLAATFAAARGEGRAALIGYLPAGYPDLDGSIAACRALVEAGCDIVEVGVAYSDPVMDGPTIQVAAEQALRNGVRVRDVFRVVEAITGAGGQAVVMSYWNPVLRYGIDAFSRDLAAAGGSGIITPNLIPDEAGEWIAAADAHGLDRIFLVAPSSTEERLVMTLEASSGFVYAASTMGVTGARDAVSSAAPELCARIRAHSDIPIGVGLGVRSGAQAAEIAAYADGVIVGSALVTAAGESLEAVRALTAELAEGVRSATVTS from the coding sequence CTGGTTCGGGCTCTTCGACGAGGGGCAGGAAGCGTGACTTCGCGTCTCGCGGCCACGTTCGCGGCCGCCCGCGGCGAGGGCAGGGCCGCGCTGATCGGCTACCTGCCCGCCGGGTACCCGGACCTGGACGGGTCGATCGCGGCCTGCCGCGCGCTGGTCGAGGCCGGGTGCGACATCGTCGAGGTCGGGGTCGCGTACTCCGATCCGGTGATGGACGGGCCGACCATCCAGGTCGCCGCCGAGCAGGCGCTGCGCAACGGGGTGCGGGTGCGCGACGTGTTCCGGGTGGTCGAGGCGATCACCGGGGCCGGCGGCCAGGCCGTGGTCATGAGCTACTGGAATCCGGTGCTGCGCTACGGGATCGACGCCTTCTCGCGCGATCTCGCGGCGGCGGGCGGGTCCGGGATCATCACGCCGAACCTCATCCCGGACGAGGCGGGGGAGTGGATCGCCGCCGCCGACGCGCACGGGCTGGATCGGATCTTCCTGGTCGCGCCGTCCTCCACCGAGGAGCGGCTGGTCATGACGCTGGAGGCGAGCAGCGGGTTCGTCTACGCCGCGTCGACCATGGGCGTGACCGGTGCCCGGGATGCCGTCTCCTCGGCGGCGCCGGAGTTGTGCGCGCGGATCCGGGCGCACAGTGACATTCCGATCGGGGTCGGGCTCGGGGTGCGCTCCGGGGCGCAGGCCGCGGAGATCGCCGCCTACGCCGACGGTGTCATCGTCGGGTCGGCGCTGGTCACCGCCGCGGGTGAAAGTCTGGAGGCGGTGCGTGCCCTGACCGCCGAGCTCGCCGAAGGTGTTCGCTCCGCGACGGTCACTTCCTGA
- the lgt gene encoding prolipoprotein diacylglyceryl transferase — translation MADSLSGAADVLAYIPSPAQGVWQLGPFPLRAYALCIIAGIIVAIWWGERRWRERGGQPGAVLDVAMFAVPFGLIGGRLYHVATDWQKYFGPDGNAVDALKIYQGGLGIWGAVALGAVGAWIGCRIYKIPLPALGDAVAPGILLAQAIGRLGNWFNQELYGRETEVPWGLEIYRRVGDDGRLDMMGGVSTGVVDKVVHPTFLYELLWNVLIVLALVWVDRRYRIGHGRLFALYVAGYSFGRFFVELMRDDEATHIAGIRINSFTAAVVFLLAIAYFVFATKGRERAEQLQPATGRPWPWQFGALRTYGAAEAVPGDPDGVDASADAKDEGEQAEAKAANAANAKDEGASVDVKNATAATGEKPEPPAAGAAETPETETSPGAKATETTPDPDLAKTSEDSGNADAGAGDNGTESEAGSTATKPSGSRQNDS, via the coding sequence CTGGCAGACAGTCTTTCCGGCGCCGCCGACGTGCTGGCCTACATTCCGAGTCCCGCGCAGGGTGTCTGGCAGCTGGGGCCGTTCCCGTTGCGCGCCTATGCCCTCTGCATCATCGCGGGCATCATCGTCGCCATCTGGTGGGGTGAGCGGCGCTGGCGGGAGCGCGGCGGGCAGCCGGGGGCGGTGCTCGACGTCGCCATGTTCGCGGTGCCGTTCGGGCTGATCGGCGGCAGGCTCTACCACGTCGCCACCGACTGGCAGAAGTACTTCGGGCCGGACGGGAACGCGGTCGACGCGCTCAAGATCTACCAGGGCGGGCTCGGCATCTGGGGCGCGGTCGCGCTCGGCGCCGTCGGCGCCTGGATCGGCTGCCGGATCTACAAGATCCCGCTGCCCGCCCTCGGTGACGCCGTCGCCCCCGGCATTCTGCTCGCGCAGGCCATCGGCAGGCTCGGCAACTGGTTCAACCAGGAGCTGTACGGCCGGGAGACCGAGGTGCCGTGGGGGCTGGAGATCTACCGCCGGGTCGGCGACGACGGCAGGCTGGACATGATGGGCGGGGTCTCCACCGGCGTGGTGGACAAGGTCGTGCACCCGACCTTCCTCTACGAACTGCTCTGGAACGTGCTCATCGTGCTCGCCCTGGTCTGGGTGGACCGGCGCTACCGGATCGGGCACGGGCGGCTCTTCGCGCTCTACGTCGCCGGGTACAGCTTCGGCCGCTTCTTCGTCGAGCTCATGCGCGACGACGAGGCGACGCACATCGCCGGGATCCGGATCAACTCGTTCACCGCGGCGGTCGTGTTCCTGCTCGCCATCGCGTACTTCGTCTTCGCCACCAAGGGGCGGGAGCGGGCGGAGCAGCTGCAGCCGGCCACCGGGCGGCCGTGGCCGTGGCAGTTCGGCGCGTTGCGCACCTACGGTGCGGCGGAGGCTGTTCCGGGCGACCCGGACGGGGTCGACGCATCGGCGGATGCGAAGGACGAGGGTGAGCAAGCGGAGGCGAAGGCGGCGAATGCCGCGAACGCGAAGGACGAGGGTGCTTCCGTCGACGTGAAGAATGCGACCGCCGCGACGGGGGAGAAGCCCGAACCGCCTGCCGCGGGTGCGGCGGAGACGCCGGAGACCGAGACTTCGCCCGGGGCGAAGGCCACCGAAACCACTCCCGATCCGGATCTGGCGAAGACGTCAGAGGATTCCGGCAACGCCGACGCGGGTGCCGGCGATAACGGAACCGAGAGCGAAGCGGGGTCCACCGCGACGAAACCGAGTGGTTCACGCCAGAATGACTCGTGA
- a CDS encoding TM2 domain-containing protein encodes MTDPYQNNPGGPQYGPPGTGPDLNKSGEQPQQPYAQSDPYAQQPQYGQPQQQYGQPPQQYGQPQYGQPGDPYANQGAYPAPPPQGYNPNDPEAPYGRDIYGAPFSDKQKLVAGLLQIFVGTFGVGRFYLGYTTIGVLQLVVSIVTCGIGAIWPLIDGIMILMGKVPDVQGRPLRD; translated from the coding sequence GTGACCGACCCCTATCAGAACAACCCGGGTGGCCCCCAGTACGGGCCGCCCGGCACCGGCCCTGACCTGAACAAGTCCGGCGAGCAGCCGCAGCAGCCGTACGCCCAGTCCGACCCGTACGCCCAGCAGCCGCAGTACGGCCAGCCCCAGCAGCAGTACGGCCAGCCGCCGCAGCAGTACGGGCAGCCGCAGTACGGCCAGCCCGGCGACCCGTACGCGAACCAGGGCGCCTACCCGGCCCCGCCGCCCCAGGGGTACAACCCGAACGACCCGGAGGCCCCGTACGGCCGCGACATCTACGGCGCCCCGTTCTCCGACAAGCAGAAGCTGGTCGCCGGTCTGCTGCAGATCTTCGTCGGCACCTTCGGGGTCGGCCGGTTCTACCTCGGCTACACCACGATCGGTGTGCTCCAGCTCGTTGTCAGCATCGTGACCTGCGGCATCGGTGCGATCTGGCCGCTGATCGACGGAATCATGATCCTGATGGGCAAGGTGCCCGACGTCCAGGGCCGCCCGCTGCGGGACTGA